From the Rhodoferax sp. WC2427 genome, one window contains:
- a CDS encoding LON peptidase substrate-binding domain-containing protein, whose product MSTPRAYANLPLFPLETVLFPGGLLPLRIFEVRYLHMVEQCRKAGTPFGIVSLLKGSEVRRPGVESETFLPVGTLARITHFDAPQPGLMEIDCLGGERFRIQSSRQLAHGQWVADVELLDDEVATPIPSDLAHASKTLGQLVQTLREQHVAEDRFPILPPLQLDDCGWVANRWCEMLPLSVQLKHNLLALDSPLVRLELVADVLVKAHPTPQRPE is encoded by the coding sequence TTGTCCACACCCCGCGCCTACGCCAACCTGCCTCTGTTCCCCCTGGAAACCGTGCTGTTCCCCGGTGGTCTGCTGCCACTGCGCATCTTTGAAGTGCGCTACCTCCACATGGTGGAGCAATGCCGCAAGGCGGGCACACCCTTCGGTATCGTCTCGCTGCTGAAGGGCTCTGAAGTACGCCGCCCCGGGGTAGAGAGCGAAACATTTCTTCCGGTGGGTACGTTGGCCCGGATCACCCATTTCGATGCCCCGCAGCCCGGTTTGATGGAGATTGACTGCTTGGGCGGCGAACGCTTTCGCATCCAGTCCAGCCGCCAACTGGCCCACGGCCAATGGGTGGCGGATGTCGAGTTGCTGGACGACGAGGTCGCCACCCCCATCCCCAGTGACCTGGCGCATGCATCCAAGACGCTGGGCCAGCTGGTACAGACACTGCGTGAGCAGCATGTCGCAGAAGACCGCTTTCCGATCCTGCCGCCCCTGCAGTTGGACGATTGCGGCTGGGTGGCCAACCGCTGGTGTGAAATGCTGCCGCTGTCGGTGCAGCTCAAACACAATTTGCTGGCCCTGGACAGCCCCCTGGTACGTTTGGAACTGGTGGCCGATGTGCTGGTCAAAGCGCATCCGACTCCACAGCGTCCCGAATGA
- a CDS encoding YggT family protein, producing MLYQIISFLLEVATGLVGSACLLRLYMQYQRISFRNPVGNLVFALSDWLVLPLRRMVPAVGRWDLSSAIAPFLLKLLQFFLLWLWAGGVAGILAVPVLAVFGVVSMAITGLIGILLIYSVLSWMQARSPLSDVLERLCAPLLLPVRRIVPPVGGFDLSALVLLVLLQVASIVMNYALPAVLVMV from the coding sequence ATGTTGTACCAAATCATCTCGTTTTTGTTGGAAGTCGCCACCGGTCTGGTCGGCAGTGCCTGCCTGTTGCGCCTGTATATGCAATACCAGCGCATCTCATTTCGCAATCCGGTCGGTAACCTGGTGTTTGCGCTCAGCGACTGGCTGGTGCTGCCGCTGCGGCGCATGGTGCCGGCGGTCGGGCGCTGGGACCTGTCCAGTGCCATCGCTCCGTTTTTGCTGAAGTTGCTGCAGTTCTTCTTGCTGTGGCTGTGGGCGGGCGGCGTAGCGGGGATATTGGCAGTGCCGGTGCTGGCGGTGTTTGGTGTGGTGTCGATGGCCATCACCGGGCTGATCGGCATACTGCTGATTTACAGCGTGTTGTCGTGGATGCAGGCCCGCTCACCGCTGTCCGACGTGCTGGAGCGCCTGTGTGCCCCCCTGCTGCTGCCGGTGCGGCGCATCGTGCCACCGGTGGGAGGGTTTGATCTGTCGGCGCTGGTGCTGTTGGTGCTGCTGCAGGTGGCATCTATCGTGATGAACTACGCGCTACCTGCAGTGCTGGTGATGGTGTAA
- the accD gene encoding acetyl-CoA carboxylase, carboxyltransferase subunit beta: MSWLEKLLPTKIQRSDPADRRSVPEGLWIKCPSCETVLYKTDLEQNQNVCPTCGHHHRISARARLNVFLDAEGRYELGQEVVPVDPLKFKDSRKYPERIKEAMENTGETDALVVMGGSVHGINVVVACFEFEFMGGSMGSVVGERFVRAVHAAIEQKVPFICFTATGGARMQEGLLSLMQMAKTNASLTRLAKKGLPYISVLTDPTMGGVSAGFAFVGDVVIAEPKALIGFAGPRVIESTVRVTLPEGFQRAEFLQQKGAIDLICNRKELRKTIAHTLAMLLKQPVDAVV; this comes from the coding sequence ATGTCTTGGCTTGAAAAACTGCTCCCCACCAAAATCCAGCGCTCCGACCCGGCCGACCGGCGCAGCGTGCCCGAGGGGCTGTGGATCAAATGCCCAAGCTGCGAAACCGTGCTGTACAAGACCGACCTGGAGCAAAACCAGAACGTCTGCCCCACCTGCGGCCACCACCACCGCATCAGCGCCCGCGCGCGCCTGAATGTGTTTCTGGATGCCGAAGGCCGCTACGAGCTGGGCCAGGAGGTGGTTCCGGTCGACCCGCTGAAGTTCAAGGACAGCCGCAAGTACCCCGAGCGCATCAAGGAAGCCATGGAAAACACCGGCGAGACCGATGCGCTGGTGGTGATGGGCGGCTCGGTCCACGGCATCAACGTGGTAGTGGCCTGCTTTGAGTTTGAATTCATGGGCGGCAGCATGGGCAGCGTGGTGGGCGAGCGCTTCGTGCGCGCCGTGCACGCCGCCATTGAGCAAAAAGTGCCGTTCATCTGCTTTACCGCCACCGGCGGCGCGCGCATGCAGGAAGGCCTGCTGAGCCTGATGCAAATGGCCAAGACCAATGCATCTCTCACCCGCCTGGCCAAGAAGGGCCTGCCCTACATCAGCGTGCTGACCGACCCGACCATGGGTGGCGTGAGCGCTGGCTTTGCATTTGTGGGCGACGTGGTGATTGCCGAGCCCAAGGCGCTGATCGGCTTTGCCGGCCCCCGCGTGATCGAGTCCACCGTGCGCGTCACCCTGCCCGAAGGCTTCCAACGGGCCGAGTTCCTGCAACAAAAGGGTGCGATCGACCTGATCTGCAACCGCAAGGAACTGCGCAAAACCATCGCCCACACGCTGGCCATGCTGCTCAAGCAGCCGGTGGATGCCGTAGTGTAG
- the trpA gene encoding tryptophan synthase subunit alpha — protein sequence MSRIDATFAQLKKDGRTALIPYVTAGFPFADITPALMHGMVAAGADVIELGIPFSDPMADGPVIQKAGDKALAFGIGMADVLEMVRQFRLQDAHTPVVLMGYANPVERYDQTHGADAFIQNASKAGVDGVLVVDYPPEECVDFAAKLKAHHMDLIFLLAPTSTEKRMQQVAQVASGYVYYVSLKGVTGAGTLDTGAVEAMLPRIRQHVHIPVGVGFGIRDAETARAIGQVADAVVIGSKIIQLIDNQPRDQVVATATDFLRGIRAALDA from the coding sequence ATGAGCCGTATTGACGCGACCTTCGCGCAACTCAAAAAGGACGGCCGCACCGCGCTGATCCCCTACGTCACCGCAGGCTTCCCCTTCGCCGACATCACGCCCGCGCTGATGCACGGCATGGTGGCTGCTGGGGCCGATGTCATCGAGCTGGGCATTCCGTTCAGCGACCCCATGGCCGACGGCCCGGTGATCCAGAAGGCGGGCGACAAGGCCCTGGCTTTTGGTATCGGCATGGCCGACGTGCTGGAGATGGTGCGCCAGTTCCGCCTGCAAGACGCGCACACGCCTGTCGTGCTAATGGGCTACGCCAACCCGGTGGAGCGCTACGACCAGACCCACGGTGCCGATGCCTTCATCCAGAACGCATCGAAAGCCGGTGTGGATGGCGTGCTGGTGGTGGACTACCCGCCCGAAGAATGCGTGGACTTTGCCGCCAAGCTCAAGGCCCACCACATGGACCTGATCTTTTTGCTGGCCCCCACCTCCACCGAAAAGCGCATGCAGCAGGTGGCCCAGGTGGCCAGCGGCTACGTGTATTACGTGTCGCTCAAGGGCGTAACGGGTGCGGGCACGCTGGACACTGGCGCGGTCGAGGCCATGCTGCCGCGCATCCGCCAGCACGTGCACATCCCCGTGGGCGTGGGTTTTGGCATCCGCGATGCCGAAACCGCCCGCGCCATTGGCCAGGTGGCCGACGCGGTGGTGATCGGCAGCAAGATCATCCAGCTGATCGACAACCAGCCACGCGACCAGGTGGTCGCTACCGCCACCGACTTTTTGCGCGGAATCCGCGCGGCTCTCGACGCATAA
- the trpB gene encoding tryptophan synthase subunit beta, whose translation MTTYQQPDVSGHFGMYGGSFVSETLTHAIDELKEAYAQYQHDPAFLAEFASELAHFVGRPSPIYHAARTSREMGGAQIFLKREDLNHTGAHKINNTIGQAMLAKRMGKPRIIAETGAGQHGVATATICARYGLECVVYMGSEDVKRQSPNVYRMKLLGATVVPVESGSKTLKDALNEAMRDWVANVDNTFYIIGTVAGPHPYPMMVRDFQSVIGNECLVQMPEMLAAAGCTGAQPDAVVACVGGGSNAMGIFYPYIDVATTRLIGVEAAGEGLESGKHSASLQKGSPGVLHGNRTYLLQDANGQVTETHSISAGLDYPGVGPEHAFLKDIGRAEYVGITDTEALEAFHYLCRTEGIIPALESSHAFAYAMKMAKTMRPDQSILVNLSGRGDKDIGTVADLSGSDFYDRPSMRGLTVKGANTASASKEAV comes from the coding sequence ATGACAACCTACCAACAGCCTGATGTCTCAGGCCACTTCGGCATGTACGGGGGCAGTTTTGTCTCTGAAACACTGACCCACGCCATCGACGAGCTGAAAGAGGCTTACGCCCAGTACCAGCATGACCCGGCCTTTCTGGCCGAGTTCGCCTCGGAACTGGCGCACTTTGTGGGCCGCCCGTCACCCATCTACCACGCGGCCCGCACCAGCCGTGAAATGGGCGGCGCGCAGATCTTCCTCAAGCGCGAAGACCTGAACCACACCGGCGCACACAAGATCAACAACACCATCGGCCAGGCCATGCTGGCCAAGCGCATGGGCAAGCCGCGCATCATCGCGGAAACCGGCGCGGGCCAGCACGGCGTGGCCACGGCCACCATCTGCGCCCGCTACGGCCTGGAATGCGTGGTTTACATGGGCAGCGAAGACGTGAAGCGCCAAAGCCCCAACGTCTACCGCATGAAACTGCTGGGTGCCACCGTGGTGCCGGTAGAGTCGGGCAGCAAAACCCTGAAAGACGCGCTGAACGAAGCCATGCGCGACTGGGTGGCCAATGTGGACAACACCTTCTACATCATCGGCACGGTGGCGGGCCCCCACCCTTACCCGATGATGGTGCGTGACTTCCAGAGCGTGATCGGCAACGAATGCCTGGTGCAGATGCCGGAGATGCTGGCCGCCGCCGGTTGTACCGGTGCCCAACCCGATGCCGTGGTCGCCTGCGTGGGCGGCGGCAGCAATGCCATGGGCATTTTCTACCCCTACATCGACGTGGCGACCACCCGGCTGATCGGCGTGGAAGCGGCGGGCGAAGGCCTGGAATCGGGCAAGCACTCGGCATCGCTGCAAAAAGGCAGCCCGGGCGTGCTGCACGGCAACCGCACCTACCTGCTGCAAGACGCCAATGGCCAGGTCACCGAAACCCACAGCATCAGCGCCGGGCTGGACTACCCCGGCGTGGGCCCCGAGCATGCATTCTTGAAGGACATCGGCCGCGCCGAATACGTGGGCATCACGGACACCGAAGCGCTGGAGGCCTTCCACTACCTGTGCCGCACCGAGGGCATCATCCCCGCGCTGGAGTCCAGCCACGCCTTTGCCTACGCCATGAAGATGGCCAAAACCATGCGGCCCGACCAGTCGATTCTGGTCAACCTGTCCGGCCGGGGCGACAAAGACATTGGCACCGTGGCCGATTTGTCCGGCAGCGACTTCTACGACCGCCCATCCATGCGCGGCCTGACCGTAAAGGGCGCCAACACTGCCAGCGCCAGCAAGGAGGCCGTATGA
- a CDS encoding phosphoribosylanthranilate isomerase, with translation MTPFQAPTRTRIKICGLTREQDVDAAVAAGADAVGFVLYPPSPRYVTPQRAAELAKRLPPFVTPVLLFVNESAINVIAACAYIPSATVQFHGDESPADCWAASANGTRPFLRAARIPLDDSQPFDLLKFASDYATAQAILLDAHVDGYGGGGKTFNWSRLPPSVSSHLVLSGGLTPANVTDGILQVRPRALSLSVDVSSGVEISKGIKDAAKIHQFVAAVRAADDPLAKYHHDNLPTA, from the coding sequence ATGACACCATTCCAAGCCCCCACCCGCACCCGTATCAAGATCTGCGGCCTGACCCGCGAGCAGGACGTGGACGCAGCCGTTGCCGCCGGGGCCGATGCCGTCGGCTTTGTGCTGTACCCACCCAGCCCGCGGTACGTCACGCCCCAGCGCGCGGCAGAGCTGGCCAAGCGCCTGCCGCCCTTTGTCACGCCGGTTTTGCTGTTCGTCAACGAGAGCGCTATTAATGTAATAGCTGCTTGTGCTTATATACCAAGCGCCACAGTCCAATTTCATGGTGATGAGTCGCCTGCGGACTGCTGGGCGGCCAGTGCCAACGGCACCCGGCCCTTTTTGCGGGCGGCCCGAATTCCCCTGGATGACAGCCAGCCATTCGACTTGCTAAAATTCGCATCCGATTACGCAACAGCCCAAGCCATCCTGCTCGACGCACACGTCGATGGATATGGCGGCGGCGGAAAAACATTCAATTGGTCACGTCTTCCTCCAAGCGTCAGCTCTCACCTCGTCTTAAGTGGTGGACTCACGCCTGCAAACGTGACCGATGGCATTTTGCAGGTTCGGCCACGCGCTCTGTCGCTGTCCGTTGATGTGAGCTCCGGTGTCGAAATCTCCAAGGGGATCAAAGATGCCGCAAAAATCCACCAGTTTGTCGCCGCTGTGCGCGCGGCAGACGACCCACTTGCAAAGTACCACCATGACAACCTACCAACAGCCTGA
- the truA gene encoding tRNA pseudouridine(38-40) synthase TruA codes for MRIALGVSYNGQGYEGWQSQLSGNTVQDKLEAALASFSQRKVSTLCAGRTDAGVHGLMQVVHFDTPLQRPTASWVRGVNAFLPRDIAVQWAQEMPDSFHCRANAVARRYVYALLESPVRPSVEGGRVGWIYRPLDREAMQQAAAHLLGEHDFSSFRAARCQALSPVKTIRRIEISQRGVYWRFEFEANAFLHHMIRNLMGCLVVVGQGFQPPEWILQVLAARDRKAAAPTFSPDGLYFMGPVYPAHWGLPERTAAYDWLP; via the coding sequence GTGCGGATAGCCCTGGGCGTGAGCTACAACGGCCAGGGCTACGAGGGATGGCAGAGCCAGTTGTCGGGCAATACCGTACAAGACAAGCTGGAAGCCGCGTTGGCATCGTTCAGCCAGCGCAAGGTGTCCACCCTGTGCGCAGGCCGCACCGACGCGGGTGTGCACGGCCTGATGCAGGTGGTGCACTTTGACACGCCCTTGCAGCGCCCCACCGCCTCGTGGGTGCGCGGCGTAAATGCCTTTTTACCGCGCGATATCGCCGTGCAATGGGCCCAGGAAATGCCCGACAGCTTCCACTGCCGCGCCAACGCCGTAGCCCGCCGCTATGTCTACGCGCTGCTGGAGTCGCCCGTGCGCCCCAGCGTCGAAGGCGGGCGCGTGGGCTGGATCTACCGGCCGCTGGACCGGGAGGCCATGCAACAGGCGGCGGCGCATTTGCTGGGCGAACACGACTTTTCATCATTCAGAGCGGCGCGCTGCCAGGCCTTGTCGCCGGTCAAGACCATTCGCCGCATCGAGATCAGCCAGCGCGGCGTGTACTGGCGCTTCGAGTTTGAAGCCAACGCGTTTTTGCACCACATGATCCGTAACCTGATGGGCTGCCTGGTGGTGGTGGGCCAGGGTTTCCAGCCGCCCGAGTGGATTCTGCAGGTGCTGGCCGCACGCGACCGCAAAGCCGCCGCGCCCACCTTCTCGCCCGACGGTTTGTACTTCATGGGGCCGGTGTATCCGGCGCACTGGGGCCTGCCCGAGCGCACAGCGGCCTATGATTGGCTGCCATGA
- a CDS encoding FimV/HubP family polar landmark protein, which translates to MASAVVATLVALASGPAMALSLGRMTVLSGLGEPLRADIELPDITADEASSLKPEVAPAEAFRAAGLEYNPALADLRIVLQRRADGKSILRLSSTRTVTDPFIDLILQVNWSSGRIVRDYTILLDPPSTRQAPAAAATAPQITAPAAVAPAAAPPAPAAAPAATPAATPAAASPARAAPPKPSMASAPKPASSDAKQVTVKAGDTASKIAGATRPTNVSLDQMLVAMLRANPNAFINGNVNRVKAGAVLNLPDASQASSTPPVEATQIITAQSRDFNAFRSKLAGGAPSVQVAEADRKASGKVQAQVDEKKPSTAAPDKLTLSKGALKSKTDEDKIARDKADQEASARVAELAKNITELNKLGASTTVPSAPVASAAKAPVAELPAIPVAVPAPPVASAPVEPTPAVSAPVVAAAVAPVASAPASEPAAPVAAPASAPASAASAVAPAPAAEESDSWMDTLRNNPLVLAAAGLVALLGGFGVYSARKRKQMASADSSFLESRLQADSFFGASGGQRVDTHADEAPASSMSYSPSQLDAASDVDPVAEADVYLAYGRDLQAEEILKEALRATPDRMAIHSKLLEIYAKRRDIANFAGLATIAHALTDGQGPEWERIAAMGHGLDPNNSLYHSAQAHAAATAADSPTWMNSIRTEPAADAPISGFAPVAAMDPPAGLEGLDLDLDLDFLDSDLPATTDAPAAPLVSDPLAASLTLPAALDLPHAAEDEPFDGLDFDLDLSTASSPLSGPTAAAPAAEDAPGAIGFDLSSLSLDLDEPAPELPSETADTPEAEAETDPIDESDPLATKLSLAEEFSSIGDEDGARALAEEVLEEATGALRAKAQKFLDSLS; encoded by the coding sequence GTGGCATCTGCTGTGGTGGCAACCCTGGTGGCATTGGCCAGCGGCCCCGCCATGGCGCTGTCTTTGGGCCGCATGACGGTGCTGTCCGGCCTGGGTGAGCCGCTGCGCGCCGACATCGAACTGCCCGACATCACGGCCGACGAGGCCAGCAGCCTCAAACCCGAGGTGGCCCCGGCCGAAGCCTTTCGCGCCGCCGGGCTGGAATACAACCCGGCACTGGCCGATCTGCGCATCGTGCTGCAGCGCCGTGCGGACGGCAAATCCATCCTGCGCCTGAGCAGCACCCGCACCGTCACCGATCCGTTCATCGACTTGATTTTGCAGGTCAACTGGTCCTCGGGCCGGATCGTGCGCGACTACACCATCCTGCTGGACCCGCCTTCCACCCGGCAGGCGCCCGCCGCTGCGGCCACGGCGCCGCAGATCACAGCCCCCGCGGCGGTAGCGCCCGCTGCTGCGCCACCGGCACCGGCCGCGGCACCAGCAGCCACGCCAGCAGCCACACCCGCTGCGGCATCGCCTGCGCGTGCCGCCCCGCCCAAACCGAGCATGGCCAGCGCCCCCAAACCCGCCAGCAGCGATGCCAAACAGGTTACGGTAAAAGCAGGCGACACGGCCAGCAAGATCGCTGGCGCCACCAGGCCCACCAACGTGTCGCTGGACCAGATGCTGGTGGCCATGTTGCGCGCCAACCCGAATGCCTTCATCAACGGCAACGTGAACCGGGTCAAGGCCGGTGCCGTGCTGAACCTGCCCGACGCTAGCCAGGCGAGCAGCACCCCGCCGGTGGAAGCCACCCAGATCATCACTGCGCAAAGCCGCGATTTCAACGCCTTCCGCAGCAAACTGGCCGGTGGCGCACCATCGGTGCAGGTGGCCGAGGCCGACCGCAAGGCCAGCGGCAAGGTACAAGCCCAAGTAGACGAGAAAAAGCCGTCCACCGCCGCACCCGACAAGCTCACCCTGTCCAAAGGCGCGCTCAAGAGCAAGACCGACGAAGACAAGATTGCCCGCGACAAAGCCGACCAGGAGGCCTCGGCCCGCGTCGCCGAACTCGCCAAGAACATCACCGAACTGAACAAGCTGGGCGCCTCCACCACGGTGCCGAGCGCACCGGTGGCCAGTGCGGCCAAAGCGCCGGTGGCGGAATTGCCCGCCATCCCCGTGGCGGTACCGGCACCGCCGGTGGCATCGGCCCCGGTAGAGCCCACGCCCGCCGTATCGGCTCCTGTGGTGGCCGCTGCTGTGGCCCCGGTAGCCTCTGCGCCTGCTTCCGAACCCGCTGCGCCAGTCGCCGCGCCCGCTTCGGCCCCAGCCTCCGCCGCCAGTGCGGTAGCGCCAGCCCCCGCCGCCGAAGAGTCCGACAGCTGGATGGACACACTGCGTAACAACCCTCTGGTGCTGGCTGCGGCCGGTCTGGTCGCCTTGCTGGGCGGCTTCGGCGTGTACAGCGCCCGCAAACGCAAGCAAATGGCCAGCGCCGACAGCTCGTTCCTGGAAAGCCGCCTGCAGGCCGACTCGTTCTTTGGTGCCAGCGGTGGCCAGCGCGTGGACACCCATGCCGACGAGGCCCCGGCCTCCAGCATGTCGTATTCGCCCAGCCAGCTCGATGCCGCCAGCGATGTCGATCCGGTCGCCGAAGCCGATGTCTACCTGGCCTATGGCCGGGACCTGCAGGCGGAGGAAATCCTCAAGGAAGCCTTGCGTGCCACGCCGGACCGCATGGCCATCCACAGCAAGCTGCTGGAAATCTACGCCAAGCGCCGCGACATCGCCAACTTTGCAGGCCTGGCCACCATCGCCCATGCGCTCACCGACGGCCAGGGCCCCGAGTGGGAGCGCATCGCCGCCATGGGCCACGGCCTGGACCCCAATAACAGCCTCTACCATTCGGCACAAGCCCACGCGGCGGCCACTGCTGCCGACAGCCCAACCTGGATGAACAGCATCCGTACCGAACCTGCTGCCGACGCGCCCATTTCTGGATTTGCACCGGTCGCCGCGATGGACCCACCCGCAGGCCTGGAAGGCCTGGACCTGGATCTGGACCTGGACTTCCTGGACAGCGATCTGCCTGCCACGACCGATGCGCCTGCGGCACCCTTGGTGTCTGACCCTCTGGCGGCATCGCTCACCCTGCCGGCTGCGCTGGATCTGCCGCATGCGGCCGAAGACGAGCCGTTTGACGGCCTGGACTTTGATCTGGACCTGAGCACGGCCTCCTCCCCTCTTTCGGGCCCCACCGCCGCAGCGCCCGCAGCAGAGGATGCACCAGGCGCCATCGGGTTCGACCTGAGCTCTCTGTCGCTCGATCTGGACGAGCCAGCCCCCGAGCTCCCATCCGAAACCGCAGACACCCCGGAAGCGGAAGCCGAGACGGACCCCATCGACGAGAGCGACCCCTTGGCCACCAAGTTGTCGCTGGCCGAAGAATTCAGCTCTATCGGCGACGAAGACGGTGCCCGCGCCCTGGCCGAAGAGGTGCTGGAAGAAGCCACCGGCGCGCTGCGCGCCAAGGCCCAGAAATTCCTGGACAGCCTGTCCTGA
- the asd gene encoding aspartate-semialdehyde dehydrogenase, with protein sequence MKVGNLVGLVGWRGMVGSVLMDRMQAEGDFALIEPMFFSTSNAGGPAPAQAKNETTLQDAYNIDALKRCDIILTAQGGDYTSEVFPKLRAAGWNGHWIDAASTLRMEDNAVIVLDPVNLPVIQKALTQGGKNWIGGNCTVSCMLMGVGALYKAGLVEWMTSMTYQAASGGGAQHMRELLTQFGTLNAEVRTLLDDPKSAILEIDRKVLAKQQNLSAAEIANFGAPLGGSLIPWIDKDLGDGSSKEEWKAGAETNKILGQGPSFGTAITPVDGFCVRVGAMRCHSQALTFKLKKNVPLADIEALIAQDNDWVRVVPNTREATVKDLTPVSVTGTMGIPVGRLRKLAMGPEYLGAFTIGDQLLWGAAEPLRRMLRILLNA encoded by the coding sequence ATGAAAGTAGGAAATCTCGTAGGTTTGGTCGGCTGGCGCGGCATGGTCGGCTCGGTGCTGATGGACCGCATGCAGGCCGAGGGCGACTTTGCCCTGATCGAGCCGATGTTCTTCTCCACCTCCAACGCCGGTGGCCCCGCCCCCGCGCAAGCCAAGAACGAAACCACGCTGCAAGACGCGTACAACATCGACGCGCTCAAGCGCTGCGACATCATCCTGACCGCCCAGGGCGGCGACTACACCAGCGAAGTCTTCCCCAAGCTGCGCGCTGCAGGCTGGAACGGCCACTGGATCGACGCCGCCAGCACCCTGCGCATGGAAGACAACGCCGTCATCGTGCTCGACCCGGTGAATCTGCCGGTCATCCAAAAAGCCCTGACCCAGGGCGGCAAAAACTGGATTGGCGGCAACTGCACGGTCAGCTGCATGCTGATGGGCGTGGGCGCGCTGTACAAGGCTGGTTTGGTCGAATGGATGACCAGCATGACCTACCAGGCCGCATCCGGCGGTGGCGCCCAGCACATGCGCGAGCTGCTCACGCAGTTTGGCACGCTGAACGCCGAAGTCCGCACCCTGCTGGACGACCCCAAATCCGCCATCCTGGAAATCGACCGCAAGGTACTGGCCAAGCAGCAAAACCTCAGCGCCGCTGAAATCGCCAACTTTGGCGCACCGCTGGGCGGCTCGCTGATCCCCTGGATCGACAAAGACCTGGGCGACGGCTCCAGCAAGGAAGAATGGAAAGCCGGTGCCGAAACCAACAAGATCCTCGGCCAGGGCCCCAGCTTCGGCACGGCCATCACCCCGGTGGACGGCTTCTGCGTGCGCGTGGGGGCCATGCGCTGCCACAGCCAGGCGCTGACCTTCAAGCTGAAAAAGAACGTGCCCCTGGCCGACATCGAAGCCCTGATCGCCCAGGACAACGACTGGGTGCGCGTGGTGCCCAACACCCGCGAGGCCACGGTCAAAGACCTGACCCCCGTATCGGTGACCGGCACCATGGGTATCCCGGTGGGCCGCCTGCGCAAGCTGGCCATGGGCCCAGAGTACCTGGGTGCGTTCACCATTGGCGACCAGCTGCTGTGGGGCGCCGCCGAACCCTTGCGCCGCATGCTGCGCATCTTGCTGAACGCATAA
- the leuB gene encoding 3-isopropylmalate dehydrogenase has protein sequence MTSLKIAVLPGDGIGPEIMAEAIKVLDVLDLPFEMETALVGGAAYDAFGHPLPDATLKLAKESDAVLFGAVGDWKYDTLDRPLRPEQAILGLRKNLGLFANFRPAICYEQLVDASSLKPELVAGLDILIIRELTGDIYFGQPRGRRTAVDGHFPGSEEAFDTMRYSRPEIERIAHVAFQAARKRDKRVTSVDKANVLETFQFWKDVVTEVGKEYPDVALDHMYVDNAAMQLVKAPKKFDVLVTGNMFGDILSDAAAMLTGSIGMLPSASLNAQNQGLYEPSHGSAPDIAGKGIANPLATILSAAMMLRFSLQQADAADRIESAVQSVLAQGLRTVDIYSAGTTKVGTREMGDAVVAAITKTTKG, from the coding sequence ATGACTTCTCTCAAAATTGCCGTCTTGCCCGGCGACGGCATCGGCCCGGAAATCATGGCTGAAGCCATCAAGGTGCTGGACGTACTCGACCTGCCTTTCGAAATGGAAACCGCCCTGGTCGGCGGCGCCGCCTACGACGCATTCGGCCACCCGCTGCCCGATGCCACCTTGAAGCTGGCCAAAGAATCCGATGCCGTGCTGTTCGGTGCCGTGGGCGACTGGAAATACGACACCCTGGACCGTCCGCTGCGCCCCGAGCAAGCCATTCTGGGCCTGCGCAAGAACCTGGGCCTGTTTGCCAACTTCCGCCCCGCCATCTGCTACGAGCAGCTGGTCGATGCCTCCAGCCTCAAGCCCGAACTGGTGGCCGGACTGGACATTCTGATCATCCGCGAGCTCACCGGTGACATCTATTTCGGCCAGCCCCGTGGCCGCCGCACTGCGGTGGACGGGCACTTTCCCGGTTCGGAGGAAGCCTTCGACACCATGCGCTACAGCCGCCCGGAGATCGAGCGCATCGCCCACGTCGCCTTCCAGGCCGCCCGCAAGCGCGACAAGCGCGTCACCAGCGTGGACAAGGCCAACGTGCTGGAAACCTTCCAGTTCTGGAAAGACGTGGTCACCGAGGTCGGCAAGGAATACCCCGACGTGGCGCTGGACCACATGTACGTGGACAACGCGGCCATGCAGTTGGTCAAAGCCCCCAAGAAGTTTGACGTGCTGGTTACCGGCAACATGTTTGGCGACATCTTGAGCGACGCGGCGGCCATGCTCACCGGCTCCATCGGCATGCTGCCCTCGGCCAGCCTGAATGCGCAAAACCAGGGCCTGTACGAGCCCAGCCACGGCAGCGCCCCCGACATCGCAGGCAAGGGCATTGCCAATCCATTGGCTACAATATTGTCCGCTGCCATGATGTTACGTTTCTCACTCCAACAAGCCGACGCTGCCGACCGTATCGAGTCTGCGGTGCAATCCGTGCTTGCCCAAGGTTTGCGCACCGTGGACATCTATTCCGCAGGCACAACCAAGGTGGGTACGCGGGAAATGGGTGACGCTGTCGTTGCCGCAATTACCAAGACAACCAAAGGCTGA